From Pristiophorus japonicus isolate sPriJap1 chromosome 1, sPriJap1.hap1, whole genome shotgun sequence, a single genomic window includes:
- the LOC139255295 gene encoding protein FAM83A produces MNAQSYLKIDWYRQKSVGKIKKRLEAIKNPWSPQPTFDPSHNESIRLATDALLDIGAEAYNNVLTQEGEVSFLSPSEMQYIIRNAKEPLQIEEPLLEGEKTECGMSDASADLSDTYFPMVSDSNGPALEQGWPMSDKRYYLNGPANIKVYFQTEKSQSIKDILRFYISKAVELIAIVMDIFTDIDIFCDMLEAANKRGVTVYLLLDQRSLQYFTEMCEKLQITDSHLKNIGVRHVSGDLYCAKSGKKFSGQVQEKFIIIDCLYVLAGSYSFTWLSGQVHKNFITLFSGHIVERFDEEFRSLYSKSKPVNEFSSTQAPTYPLPNNLLKASAGPIVMWPENRDTRSDTFSSLSSYSGPLKALHFQPSPFASGRDENFHNQSQHRVLYMPLLQQRNYPSLVTGLERFCSSPANRYLKEIRKPVMHFKDINVLGAQREESQNVSRLSPIGQHHWLSDTKHCFHTEQSNKGKYSTDFLFRPNNLMDFKHFNKI; encoded by the exons ATGAATGCGCAAAGTTACCTGAAAATAGATTGGTATCGACAGAAGAGTGTTGGCAAAATAAAGAAACGACTGGAAGCGATTAAAAACCCATGGTCCCCTCAACCTACGTTTGACCCGAGCCACAATGAAAGCATAAGGTTGGCTACAGATGCGCTGCTGGATATCGGTGCTGAGGCTTATAACAATGTTCTGACCCAAGAGGGGGAGGTGAGCTTCCTATCGCCTTCAGAAATGCAATACATTATTAGAAACGCCAAGGAACCCCTTCAAATCGAGGAACCACTTCTAGAAGGAGAAAAAACTGAATGTGGGATGTCGGATGCCTCCGCTGACCTGTCTGATACTTACTTTCCAATGGTCTCGGACAGCAATGGACCAGCGCTGGAGCAAGGGTGGCCAATGTCAGACAAAAGGTATTATCTGAATGGACCCGCAAACATCAAAGTTTACTTTCAGACTGAAAAATCGCAGAGCATCAAAGATATTTTACGCTTTTACATCAGCAAAGCTGTTGAG CTGATAGCTATTGTGATGGACATATTCACCGATATTGATATCTTCTGTGATATGCTTGAGGCAGCCAACAAGCGCGGAGTCACAGTTTACCTGCTGCTAGACCAGCGCTCTTTACAATACTTCACTGAAATGTGTGAAAAACTCCAGATAACAGACAGCCACCTAAAG AATATAGGAGTCCGACATGTGTCTGGTGACCTCTACTGTGCAAAATCAGGAAAGAAGTTCTCAGGCCAAGTTCAGGAAAAGTTTATCATCATAGACTGCCTGTACGTATTAGCGGGATCCTACAG TTTTACTTGGTTATCGGGGCAAGTGCACAAGAACTTCATCACCCTCTTTTCAGGACACATTGTCGAACGTTTTGATGAGGAGTTCCGCAGTCTCTATTCCAAGTCTAAGCCAGTAAATGAATTCAGCTCAACGCAAGCACCGACCTATCCCCTTCCGAACAACCTCTTGAAAGCCAGCGCTGGCCCAATAGTCATGTGGCCAGAAAATCGCGATACCCGTTCAGACACCTTCAGCAGCTTGTCCAGTTACAGTGGGCCGCTCAAAGCTCTTCACTTCCAGCCGTCGCCATTCGCGAGTGGCAGAGATGAGAACTTTCACAACCAGAGTCAGCACAGGGTGTTGTATATGCCGCTTCTCCAGCAGAGAAACTACCCCTCCCTGGTCACTGGCCTTGAAAGATTTTGTTCTAGTCCAGCTAACCGCTACCTCAAAGAAATACGGAAGCCGGTGATGCATTTCAAAGACATCAATGTACTGGGAGCTCAGAGGGAAGAGTCGCAGAACGTATCACGACTGTCACCAATTGGGCAACATCACTGGCTGTCAGATACTAAACACTGCTTCCACACGGAGCAAAGCAACAAAGGAAAATACTCAACGGACTTCCTGTTTAGACCAAACAACTTGATGGATTTCAAGCACTTCAACAAGATATGA